In Chryseobacterium shigense, the following proteins share a genomic window:
- a CDS encoding endonuclease V, which produces MIYAFDTYYYEDHANTVCIAFEGWTSEKEADIFTEKTEISSAYESGAFYKRELPCILSLLKKIELKEGDIIIVDGYVTLDNDGKIGLGGYLYEALEQKYPVIGIAKNGFASPDSQRRNVLRGDSKTPLYLTAKGADVDEILPEVEKMHGNYRIPSLLKKLDQLSRA; this is translated from the coding sequence ATGATCTACGCCTTTGATACGTATTATTACGAAGACCATGCAAACACGGTATGCATCGCATTTGAAGGCTGGACCTCAGAAAAAGAGGCGGATATCTTCACAGAAAAAACAGAAATTTCTTCAGCATATGAAAGCGGAGCCTTTTATAAAAGAGAATTGCCCTGCATTTTAAGCTTATTAAAGAAAATTGAATTGAAAGAAGGGGATATCATTATAGTTGATGGCTATGTAACCCTTGACAACGATGGTAAAATTGGTCTTGGCGGTTATCTTTACGAAGCTTTAGAGCAAAAATATCCAGTTATTGGTATTGCAAAAAACGGATTTGCATCACCGGATTCCCAAAGAAGAAATGTATTAAGAGGGGATAGTAAAACTCCGTTATACCTTACTGCAAAGGGAGCAGATGTAGATGAAATATTACCCGAAGTAGAGAAGATGCATGGAAATTACCGCATACCCTCACTGTTAAAAAAGCTGGATCAGCTTTCCAGAGCATGA
- the gwsG gene encoding grasp-with-spasm system ATP-grasp peptide maturase, producing the protein MILILSRSDDGSTNRIIDWLFLYEKKYIRINGNKANYQVKKINNKEIIISFYGKEINILEASTVWYRRNGFGHSSFEYSLSKNLLKKVFKREIDQFYVYDQIKDEFKVIFEYINFLIENKIPNQLGSFFKRDINKLVTLYQAEKLGFRIPTSFIIHKKETLLKENKLITKALKDGVYLMGKDYDYYSYTERVTENAIENIYEDSFLPSLFQKEVKKKYELRVFYLKGEIFSTVIFSQQKKTASVDFRREGHSIRYLPFSLPEEIKYKINMLMETLNHNIGAIDLIVDTDDNYIFLEINPGGQFSYYSDMCNFFIEKKIAEIL; encoded by the coding sequence ATGATTTTAATATTATCCAGATCAGATGATGGTTCTACTAACAGAATAATTGATTGGCTGTTTCTTTACGAGAAAAAGTACATACGGATCAATGGAAATAAAGCCAATTATCAGGTAAAGAAAATAAATAATAAAGAAATCATAATCTCATTTTATGGAAAAGAAATAAACATTCTTGAAGCTTCTACGGTTTGGTATAGAAGAAATGGCTTTGGTCACTCTTCTTTTGAGTATTCATTATCCAAAAATCTTTTAAAAAAGGTTTTTAAAAGGGAAATTGATCAATTTTATGTTTATGATCAAATTAAAGATGAATTTAAAGTAATTTTTGAATATATAAATTTTCTTATTGAGAACAAAATACCTAACCAACTTGGTAGTTTTTTCAAAAGAGATATCAATAAACTAGTAACATTGTATCAGGCAGAAAAATTGGGATTCAGGATCCCAACCTCATTTATTATTCATAAAAAAGAAACACTATTAAAAGAAAATAAATTAATCACCAAAGCATTAAAAGATGGAGTTTACTTAATGGGAAAAGATTATGATTATTATTCCTATACAGAGCGCGTTACCGAAAATGCTATTGAAAATATATACGAAGATTCGTTTTTACCGTCTTTATTTCAAAAAGAAGTAAAAAAGAAATATGAGCTACGTGTATTTTATTTGAAGGGTGAAATTTTCAGTACGGTCATATTTTCACAACAAAAAAAGACAGCTTCTGTAGATTTCAGAAGGGAAGGGCATTCCATCAGATATCTTCCGTTTTCTTTACCTGAAGAAATTAAATACAAAATAAATATGCTGATGGAAACATTGAATCATAATATTGGCGCAATTGATCTGATTGTGGATACAGATGATAACTATATATTTTTAGAAATAAATCCTGGAGGGCAGTTTTCTTATTATTCAGATATGTGTAATTTTTTTATTGAGAAAAAAATAGCAGAAATTTTATGA
- a CDS encoding VOC family protein: MIQGVKSIRPFIGAENFEISRSFYRDLGFEEIVLEPKLSLFKKQETGFYLQDYYAKDWIENTMIFMEVNNTDEFWKELQTLNLTEKYSTVRLIPVRTMDWGKECFVHDPSGILWHFGEFF; encoded by the coding sequence ATGATACAGGGTGTAAAATCTATCAGGCCTTTCATTGGAGCTGAGAATTTTGAAATAAGCAGAAGCTTTTACAGGGATCTCGGATTCGAAGAAATAGTTCTTGAACCTAAGCTTTCCTTATTTAAAAAGCAGGAAACAGGATTTTATCTTCAGGATTATTATGCCAAAGACTGGATAGAGAATACCATGATCTTTATGGAAGTAAATAATACAGATGAATTCTGGAAAGAGCTCCAAACCCTGAACCTTACTGAAAAATATAGTACAGTAAGACTTATCCCTGTAAGAACAATGGATTGGGGAAAAGAATGTTTTGTACACGATCCGTCCGGTATACTTTGGCATTTCGGTGAATTTTTTTAA
- the gwsS gene encoding grasp-with-spasm system SPASM domain peptide maturase, whose amino-acid sequence MAQKENFLLVYTNVFFVRGHTRTMILDLLKNDWIFFDNEYADLIDLFPNNSIDSIAKSIDPESQEDFYNFIQFLLVNDYACYVDDISLFPKIEEVWHSPYKITNSIIDFNDKIHDMEKIADNLFLLGCQFIELRFYSDIQIIELQNILKFFKNKDFRNIHIILKYDSNISNDVIFNICKEYLNLSFTLYNAPKNEYFKSALDNVLPSVGYIHYIEQNIIDCTSCGIINSTTFLNPKNVGIFMSNKLYNSCLNRKISIDIDGNIKNCPSMKQSYGNINENSLLEVYENKNFRDIWSLNKDMISICKDCEFRYVCSDCRAYTEIPNNQYSKPLKCGYDPYTGKWEDWSKNPFKQKAIDFYKM is encoded by the coding sequence ATGGCTCAGAAAGAGAATTTTTTACTTGTCTATACTAACGTTTTTTTTGTAAGAGGACATACCCGGACTATGATCTTGGATTTATTAAAAAATGATTGGATATTTTTTGATAATGAATATGCTGATCTGATTGATTTATTTCCAAATAACAGTATTGATTCTATAGCAAAAAGTATCGATCCTGAAAGTCAGGAAGATTTCTATAACTTCATACAGTTTTTATTAGTTAACGACTACGCCTGCTATGTAGACGATATTTCTTTGTTCCCGAAAATTGAAGAAGTTTGGCATAGCCCATATAAAATAACAAACTCCATTATCGATTTTAATGATAAAATCCACGATATGGAAAAAATAGCTGATAATCTTTTTTTGTTGGGATGCCAATTTATAGAGTTAAGATTCTACTCTGATATACAGATAATAGAATTACAAAATATTTTAAAGTTTTTTAAAAACAAAGATTTCAGAAATATTCACATAATACTTAAATACGACTCAAACATATCAAATGATGTCATATTCAATATATGTAAAGAATATTTAAATTTATCATTTACTTTATACAATGCGCCAAAAAATGAGTATTTCAAAAGTGCATTAGATAACGTACTTCCTTCAGTAGGGTATATACATTACATTGAACAAAATATTATAGACTGTACAAGTTGCGGTATAATTAATTCAACTACTTTTTTAAATCCAAAAAATGTTGGGATATTCATGTCGAATAAATTATATAATTCTTGTTTAAATAGAAAAATATCTATAGATATTGATGGTAATATTAAAAATTGCCCTTCAATGAAACAATCTTATGGAAATATTAATGAAAATTCACTTCTTGAAGTTTATGAAAACAAAAATTTCAGAGACATCTGGTCTTTAAATAAAGATATGATCAGCATTTGTAAAGACTGTGAATTTAGATATGTGTGTAGTGATTGTAGAGCATATACTGAAATACCTAATAATCAGTATTCAAAGCCTCTGAAATGTGGTTACGATCCGTATACAGGAAAATGGGAAGATTGGAGTAAGAATCCATTTAAGCAGAAAGCAATTGATTTTTATAAAATGTAA
- a CDS encoding SDR family oxidoreductase: MKTIFITGTSTGLGKAAAKLFADKGWNVIATMRKPENETELSQISNVKLMALDVTDKEQVQKVVSDVLAAHDVDLVFNNAGYGLAGPFEGADEDQIFRNINTNVLGVMRVTQAFLPHFREKRKGMFISTTSIGGSVAFPMNSVYHATKFALEGWSESLAYELAPFGITVKTVAPGGITTDFAGRSLDLSKHEAYDEIFAKIYSVFSNPERRASYSSAEQIAEVVYEAATDGKDQMKYIAGNDAKDLFSLRNSVGQDDFRKEVKKIFLD, from the coding sequence ATGAAAACAATTTTTATTACCGGAACATCAACCGGATTGGGAAAAGCAGCTGCTAAACTTTTTGCAGATAAAGGGTGGAACGTTATCGCCACCATGCGTAAACCTGAAAATGAGACAGAACTGAGTCAGATTTCCAATGTAAAATTAATGGCATTGGATGTAACAGACAAAGAACAGGTACAGAAAGTTGTTTCTGACGTCTTGGCGGCTCATGATGTAGACCTGGTTTTTAATAATGCAGGTTACGGTTTGGCAGGGCCTTTTGAGGGTGCTGATGAAGACCAGATATTCAGAAATATCAATACCAATGTATTGGGTGTAATGAGAGTAACACAGGCTTTCCTTCCTCATTTCCGTGAAAAAAGAAAAGGAATGTTTATCTCAACAACTTCCATCGGAGGTTCTGTAGCATTCCCTATGAATTCCGTATATCATGCCACCAAATTTGCTCTGGAAGGATGGAGTGAGAGTTTGGCGTACGAGCTTGCACCATTCGGAATTACAGTGAAAACAGTCGCTCCGGGCGGAATTACTACAGATTTTGCAGGAAGGAGCCTTGATTTATCCAAACATGAGGCGTATGATGAAATATTTGCAAAAATATACTCGGTTTTCTCCAACCCTGAAAGACGTGCATCCTATTCAAGTGCGGAACAGATTGCAGAAGTAGTGTACGAAGCAGCTACCGACGGCAAAGATCAGATGAAATACATTGCCGGAAATGATGCAAAAGATTTATTCTCTCTGAGAAATTCAGTAGGACAGGATGATTTCCGCAAAGAAGTAAAAAAGATTTTCCTGGATTAA
- a CDS encoding DUF6624 domain-containing protein yields MKKLFFLLFFILYTMNFSQKFEYFDYIEKAENLYHQKKYESSGKYFDKAYEIMNEKIIQKDLYNAACTWSMAGNLNKSFFYLNHIIENKMLQGWDDPVEFYKNLDNDSDLNNLKKDARWNTFMDTAYNNQQSYLKNINNPIAEKIKLIGEKDQEIRLRLDSIRKRDGLNTSDEKELMKQIEKQDSINILEVEKIINDYGWLGPHKIGYKNNQYLFLVIQHADLGIQKKYLPVLRQAVEDKQALPKDLAYLQDRIKRKEGLPQIYGTQVYIDKEASKYFLYPAIDIANIDQRRALVGLEPLSGYLKNSFNIKWDINEYLDKAPDLEKKLLKK; encoded by the coding sequence ATGAAAAAATTATTTTTTTTATTGTTTTTTATCTTATATACTATGAATTTTTCCCAAAAATTTGAATACTTTGATTATATTGAAAAAGCTGAAAATTTATATCATCAGAAAAAATATGAATCATCTGGAAAATATTTTGATAAGGCGTATGAGATAATGAATGAAAAGATAATTCAGAAAGATTTATATAATGCAGCGTGTACTTGGAGTATGGCCGGAAATCTTAATAAATCCTTCTTTTATTTAAATCATATTATTGAAAATAAAATGTTACAAGGATGGGATGACCCAGTTGAATTTTATAAAAACTTAGATAATGACAGTGATCTTAATAACCTGAAGAAGGATGCAAGGTGGAATACTTTTATGGATACTGCATATAATAATCAACAGTCTTATTTAAAAAATATTAATAATCCAATAGCAGAAAAAATAAAACTAATTGGTGAAAAAGATCAGGAAATAAGATTAAGACTGGATTCTATTCGAAAAAGGGATGGTTTAAATACATCAGATGAAAAAGAACTGATGAAGCAAATAGAAAAACAAGACTCAATCAATATTCTTGAGGTAGAAAAGATCATAAATGATTATGGTTGGTTAGGTCCTCATAAAATAGGTTATAAAAACAATCAGTATCTGTTTCTCGTTATTCAGCATGCAGATTTAGGAATTCAAAAAAAATATTTGCCTGTACTGAGACAGGCTGTTGAAGATAAGCAGGCTCTCCCAAAAGATTTAGCATATTTACAAGACAGGATAAAAAGAAAAGAGGGTCTTCCCCAAATTTACGGCACACAGGTTTATATTGATAAGGAAGCGAGCAAATATTTTTTATATCCAGCTATCGATATTGCTAATATTGATCAGAGAAGAGCTCTTGTAGGTTTAGAACCTCTTTCAGGATATTTGAAAAACTCCTTTAATATAAAATGGGATATTAACGAATATTTAGATAAAGCTCCTGATTTGGAGAAAAAACTTTTGAAAAAATAG
- a CDS encoding aminotransferase class I/II-fold pyridoxal phosphate-dependent enzyme translates to MEKIYGFTHYSFFTEMSELALRHNSFDLSLGLPDFDIDSRLKSFLAEAAENEYHQYEPLAGNPLLIKNIIAFNSSRANSIKLKENEVTIIPCATFALHTALKCVLNQGDEVIIIQPSYYTYGPSVTLNAGIPVYYDLDNDFTINWEKFQQCISEKTKAIIVNSPQNPTGTVWKQNDWNQLYELIKHQEIYLISEEIYDTYCYDGIEHYSSFLHAGLKNRTFCIFSFGKMFHTSGWKVSYLLAPEDLTAKFRCHQQYISYSANAPAQYALARYLEVFDSSANKRTMEHKRNIFNEMIAFTPLEAAKKAEGSVFQVVNFRNVSKTMTDVEFSKWLTVEKKTACLPLSAFYNSRQNSDYVRFSFAKKDEVIIQALEHLRRNL, encoded by the coding sequence ATGGAAAAAATTTACGGATTTACACATTACTCTTTTTTTACAGAAATGTCTGAGTTGGCATTGAGACATAACAGTTTTGATCTTTCTCTAGGGCTGCCGGATTTTGATATTGACAGCCGCCTGAAATCATTCCTTGCAGAGGCTGCAGAAAACGAATACCATCAGTATGAACCACTTGCAGGCAATCCATTGCTGATAAAGAATATTATTGCATTTAATTCTTCGAGAGCCAACAGCATTAAACTGAAAGAAAATGAGGTTACTATCATTCCATGTGCAACTTTTGCTTTACATACTGCCCTTAAATGTGTTTTAAATCAAGGAGATGAAGTTATTATCATTCAGCCTTCCTATTATACTTACGGACCTTCTGTAACACTTAATGCCGGAATTCCTGTCTATTATGATCTTGACAATGATTTTACCATAAACTGGGAAAAGTTTCAACAATGCATTTCTGAAAAAACAAAAGCTATTATTGTCAATTCTCCGCAAAATCCTACGGGAACTGTCTGGAAACAAAATGACTGGAACCAGCTTTATGAGTTGATCAAGCATCAGGAAATCTATCTTATTTCGGAAGAGATCTACGATACGTACTGTTATGACGGAATTGAACATTACAGTTCTTTTCTTCATGCCGGGCTTAAAAACAGGACTTTCTGTATTTTTTCTTTTGGAAAAATGTTTCACACCTCAGGTTGGAAAGTCAGTTATCTGCTTGCTCCGGAAGATCTGACGGCAAAATTCAGATGTCACCAGCAATATATATCCTACAGTGCCAACGCACCCGCCCAGTATGCCCTTGCCAGATATCTTGAGGTATTTGATTCTTCTGCCAATAAGCGTACAATGGAACACAAGAGGAATATATTTAATGAAATGATTGCCTTTACTCCGTTAGAAGCGGCAAAAAAAGCTGAGGGAAGTGTTTTCCAGGTTGTTAATTTCAGAAATGTTTCTAAAACCATGACTGATGTGGAATTTTCTAAATGGCTTACGGTAGAGAAAAAAACAGCATGTCTTCCCCTTTCTGCTTTTTATAATTCCCGGCAAAATTCGGATTATGTGCGGTTTAGCTTTGCTAAGAAGGATGAAGTGATTATTCAGGCTTTGGAGCATTTACGGAGGAATTTGTAA
- a CDS encoding T9SS type A sorting domain-containing protein has protein sequence MKKLSTLSAVIFYMMMNAQYCTPVFQYGADSNMITNVSFGNINNTSGSQSGSIQAYEDFTSISADLQAGNSYQISVKGPSSTFPSDVVVFIDFNKNGSFDDAGESFYIGRLGAANPFNALTINGTIAVPVNAASGTTRMRVLKNTNTAAYSDPNAPNSISTACDTGLRAGQTEDYTVNITGNNTVFPSPYCGTENVTTLTVSEIAKVEFTGIIRESNIDGTSDAIENFTGTVFNANRGNSYPITITGGTQGQTTVSAYAYIDFNHNNMFDASEVFNLGYLDNSNPVPGKESGITSGTITIPVDAVLGETRFRIVKAYESSSWMETLENLPCPSGWFIGQVEDYTLNVLASNLATSEVMKKSSVKIYPNPTSGSLTVKTEEGLEKYEVYNLAGQKLMEGTSGNISLSSGAAGTYLIRIYTKDKKIVSGKIIKK, from the coding sequence ATGAAGAAACTATCTACTCTTTCTGCGGTGATATTCTATATGATGATGAATGCGCAGTACTGTACCCCGGTATTCCAATATGGTGCAGACAGCAATATGATTACCAATGTAAGTTTTGGGAATATTAATAATACATCAGGTTCACAATCGGGAAGTATTCAGGCATATGAAGATTTCACTTCAATATCTGCAGATCTTCAGGCAGGGAACAGTTACCAGATTTCGGTAAAAGGCCCGTCCAGTACATTTCCAAGTGATGTTGTTGTGTTTATTGATTTTAATAAGAATGGAAGCTTCGATGATGCAGGCGAGAGTTTTTATATCGGCAGACTGGGAGCAGCAAACCCCTTTAATGCGCTAACAATAAACGGAACCATCGCAGTTCCTGTAAATGCAGCATCAGGTACCACAAGAATGCGGGTGCTGAAAAATACCAATACAGCAGCTTATTCAGATCCGAACGCACCAAACTCCATCAGTACAGCTTGTGATACAGGATTACGGGCAGGACAAACCGAAGATTACACCGTAAATATCACCGGAAATAATACCGTCTTCCCATCGCCATACTGTGGTACTGAAAACGTGACAACACTGACTGTAAGCGAAATTGCAAAAGTAGAATTTACAGGAATTATCCGCGAGAGCAATATAGACGGTACCTCAGACGCAATAGAAAACTTTACGGGTACCGTTTTCAATGCTAACAGAGGAAATTCTTACCCGATAACAATAACGGGAGGAACCCAGGGGCAAACCACAGTTTCAGCTTATGCCTATATTGATTTTAACCACAATAATATGTTTGATGCGAGTGAAGTATTCAACCTGGGCTACCTTGATAATTCCAATCCTGTTCCGGGTAAAGAATCTGGAATAACATCCGGAACAATAACAATTCCTGTGGATGCAGTATTGGGGGAGACCCGTTTCAGAATTGTCAAAGCTTATGAATCAAGTTCATGGATGGAAACGCTGGAAAATCTGCCATGTCCTTCAGGATGGTTCATCGGGCAGGTTGAGGATTATACTTTGAATGTATTGGCATCCAATCTGGCAACATCAGAAGTAATGAAGAAATCTTCTGTGAAAATATACCCGAACCCTACATCAGGATCTTTGACGGTAAAAACGGAAGAAGGACTTGAAAAGTATGAAGTCTATAACCTGGCAGGGCAGAAGCTTATGGAAGGAACATCAGGCAATATCAGTTTGAGCAGCGGTGCAGCAGGAACTTACCTGATCAGGATTTACACGAAGGATAAAAAAATAGTTTCCGGGAAAATCATTAAAAAATAA
- a CDS encoding GNAT family N-acetyltransferase, whose protein sequence is MHTIKIREARPEDIPQIQIVRNSVKENTLSDPALVTDADCHEFLFERGKGWVCETESQIVGFSVADLKENNIWALFVHPDFENLGIGRKLHDCMLDWYFEQTKEDVWLGTSPKTRAETFYRKSGWQETGVHGKGEIKFEMTYNNWKNRKS, encoded by the coding sequence ATGCATACTATTAAAATCCGGGAAGCGAGGCCGGAAGATATTCCTCAAATCCAGATAGTGAGAAACTCCGTAAAAGAAAATACCCTTTCAGATCCTGCTTTGGTAACAGATGCAGATTGTCATGAATTTCTGTTTGAAAGAGGAAAGGGCTGGGTATGTGAAACTGAATCACAGATCGTTGGCTTTTCTGTTGCAGATCTTAAAGAAAATAATATCTGGGCACTTTTTGTACATCCTGATTTCGAAAATCTTGGAATTGGAAGAAAGCTTCACGACTGTATGCTCGACTGGTATTTTGAACAGACAAAAGAAGATGTATGGCTTGGAACCTCACCAAAGACAAGAGCTGAAACATTCTACAGAAAATCCGGCTGGCAGGAAACCGGAGTGCACGGAAAAGGAGAGATCAAATTTGAAATGACATACAATAACTGGAAAAACAGAAAATCATGA
- a CDS encoding M28 family metallopeptidase, translating into MTKILIPLLALTVTASCGTAQTSEGTVPRESSVAKSDKAFLAAYKTIKADELKKNLYVIASDEMGGRDTGSPGQKKAGEYMINYYKALGINPPKALGSYYQKVPAEFMKKRGGGNLPDSENILAFIEGSEKPEEIVVISAHYDHVGTRNGVVYNGADDDGSGTVGVMQIAKAFQEAKKAGHGPKRSILFLHVTGEEHGLFGSEYYTGNPVFPLANTVVDLNIDMIGRDDAANRGKQYVYVIGSEMLSSQLKVINEAANKKTNNLELNYKYDDPADPEQLYYRSDHYNFAKNNVPVAFFFDGIHEDYHKPTDDPDKIDYPLLEKRAQLVFTTAWEIANRPERIVVDKK; encoded by the coding sequence ATGACAAAAATACTTATCCCGTTGTTGGCTCTGACTGTAACAGCCAGTTGCGGAACAGCGCAGACTTCCGAAGGAACTGTTCCGCGGGAATCATCCGTTGCAAAATCAGACAAAGCTTTTCTCGCTGCCTATAAAACGATTAAGGCCGATGAGTTAAAGAAAAATTTATATGTGATTGCTTCCGATGAAATGGGAGGTAGAGACACAGGAAGTCCCGGACAGAAAAAGGCGGGTGAGTATATGATTAATTATTATAAAGCCCTTGGAATTAACCCTCCGAAGGCATTAGGATCATACTATCAGAAAGTTCCTGCTGAATTTATGAAGAAAAGAGGAGGCGGAAACCTTCCCGATTCCGAAAATATCCTTGCTTTTATTGAAGGAAGCGAAAAACCTGAAGAAATTGTAGTGATTTCCGCACATTATGACCATGTGGGAACCAGAAACGGGGTAGTTTATAATGGAGCTGATGATGACGGAAGCGGAACTGTAGGCGTAATGCAGATCGCAAAAGCTTTTCAGGAAGCTAAAAAAGCAGGACATGGTCCTAAAAGATCAATCCTGTTCCTTCATGTAACCGGTGAAGAGCACGGTTTGTTTGGTTCCGAATATTATACCGGTAACCCTGTCTTTCCACTTGCCAATACTGTCGTAGACCTCAATATTGATATGATTGGCCGTGATGATGCAGCAAACAGAGGAAAACAGTATGTATATGTAATTGGTTCTGAAATGTTGAGCTCCCAGCTAAAAGTCATCAATGAGGCAGCCAATAAGAAGACAAATAATCTGGAGTTGAATTATAAATATGATGATCCGGCAGATCCGGAGCAATTGTATTACCGTTCAGACCATTATAACTTCGCTAAAAATAATGTTCCGGTAGCTTTCTTCTTTGACGGTATTCATGAAGACTATCACAAACCTACAGATGATCCTGATAAAATTGATTATCCGTTACTGGAAAAAAGGGCACAGCTTGTCTTTACCACCGCATGGGAGATCGCAAACAGACCCGAAAGAATTGTAGTAGATAAAAAATAA
- a CDS encoding TetR/AcrR family transcriptional regulator, with protein MEKKDQIINAAMKLLTEKGIQATPMSAIAKAAGTGMGTIYNYFPTKEELINAIYLYIKNLEVQFITRKTNESSLKIKFLDYYKAFIDFNLQYPDCFAFMDQMQNSPVISCHTKEKGKAEFLQIIELIQKGQDEGIIKKMSIEAILQFLAGTMTAYVRWMLGIKENERKKYLDHQLRMVWDAIKE; from the coding sequence GTGGAAAAGAAAGATCAGATAATTAATGCAGCGATGAAATTGCTTACTGAGAAAGGTATTCAGGCTACACCTATGTCTGCTATTGCAAAAGCTGCCGGTACAGGCATGGGTACCATCTATAATTATTTTCCTACAAAAGAAGAGCTGATTAATGCTATTTATCTGTATATTAAAAACCTGGAAGTTCAGTTTATAACCAGGAAAACAAATGAATCGTCGCTGAAGATTAAATTTCTGGATTATTATAAAGCATTTATAGATTTTAATCTTCAATACCCTGATTGTTTTGCCTTTATGGACCAGATGCAGAATTCACCGGTTATTTCATGCCATACAAAAGAAAAAGGAAAAGCAGAATTCCTTCAGATAATAGAACTGATCCAAAAAGGGCAGGATGAAGGAATTATCAAAAAAATGAGCATAGAAGCCATTCTGCAGTTTTTAGCAGGAACCATGACAGCCTATGTCCGCTGGATGCTTGGGATTAAAGAAAATGAAAGGAAAAAATACCTGGATCACCAATTGAGAATGGTTTGGGATGCCATAAAAGAATAA